A region from the Cellvibrio sp. PSBB006 genome encodes:
- a CDS encoding YafY family protein: MQRAERLFQLLTLLRNRRTALTARQLSEHMQVSERTIYRDVQALSLSGVPVEGEAGVGYRLQRHFQLPPLMFDRHEVEALLLGARMVSGWGDSQMAASANSAIQKILAVLPDHLRHSDENLPLLVPTYDEYQKIYTAHSQTIREAIRQQRMLLIDYKRADEQTSSRQIEPLGLIFWGKVWTLVAWCQLRNDYRVFRLDRIQQLATTDEKFTTSDEKSLKHYLNLMAENYEQYNEQAYECHKQEVAELIE; this comes from the coding sequence ATGCAACGCGCCGAACGTCTGTTCCAATTACTCACTCTGTTACGCAACCGCCGCACAGCATTAACTGCGCGCCAGTTGAGTGAACATATGCAAGTCTCCGAACGCACCATCTACCGCGACGTCCAGGCACTCAGCCTGTCCGGCGTGCCGGTTGAAGGCGAAGCCGGCGTTGGCTATCGCCTGCAACGCCACTTCCAGTTGCCCCCCTTGATGTTTGACCGCCACGAAGTGGAAGCCTTACTGCTGGGTGCACGCATGGTCAGCGGCTGGGGCGACAGCCAGATGGCCGCCAGTGCCAACAGTGCCATCCAGAAAATCCTCGCGGTCCTGCCCGACCACTTGCGCCACAGCGATGAAAACCTGCCGCTGCTGGTGCCAACCTATGACGAATACCAGAAGATTTATACCGCCCACAGCCAGACCATCCGCGAAGCGATTCGCCAGCAACGGATGCTGTTGATCGATTACAAACGCGCCGATGAACAAACCTCCTCCCGTCAAATCGAGCCGCTGGGCCTGATCTTTTGGGGCAAGGTCTGGACGCTGGTGGCCTGGTGCCAATTGCGCAATGACTATCGTGTATTTCGCCTCGATCGTATCCAGCAATTGGCAACCACCGATGAAAAATTCACAACCAGCGATGAAAAGAGTCTGAAACACTATCTGAATCTGATGGCGGAAAATTATGAGCAATACAACGAACAAGCCTACGAATGCCACAAGCAAGAAGTCGCCGAGCTTATCGAGTAA
- a CDS encoding DNA-3-methyladenine glycosylase I, with amino-acid sequence MSNTTNKPTNATSKKSPSLSSKTPVRCGWCGTDELYCQYHDEEWGVPVYDDQKMFEFLMLEGAQAGLSWITVLRKREAYRKAFDNFDPVRIARYSEAKKAKLLLNPGIIRNRLKIESVVRNARAYLDLQEQGESFSDFLWQFVGGKPKQNRRRTLADIPASTPESDAMSKELKKRGFNFVGTTICYAHMQATGMVNDHLISCHRYKDCAD; translated from the coding sequence ATGAGCAATACAACGAACAAGCCTACGAATGCCACAAGCAAGAAGTCGCCGAGCTTATCGAGTAAAACACCCGTTCGCTGCGGCTGGTGCGGCACGGATGAACTCTATTGCCAGTACCACGATGAGGAATGGGGCGTGCCGGTTTACGACGATCAGAAGATGTTTGAATTTCTGATGCTGGAAGGCGCCCAGGCGGGCTTGTCGTGGATCACGGTGCTGCGCAAGCGGGAGGCTTATCGCAAGGCGTTTGATAATTTTGATCCGGTCAGGATTGCCCGTTACAGCGAGGCGAAGAAGGCGAAGCTGCTGTTGAATCCCGGCATCATCCGTAACCGTTTGAAGATTGAGAGTGTGGTGCGCAATGCGCGGGCGTATCTGGATTTGCAGGAACAGGGGGAGAGTTTCAGCGATTTTCTGTGGCAGTTTGTGGGTGGTAAGCCGAAACAGAACCGGCGCCGTACCCTGGCGGATATTCCGGCGTCGACGCCGGAGTCGGATGCGATGAGTAAGGAGTTAAAAAAGCGCGGGTTTAATTTTGTGGGCACGACTATTTGTTATGCGCATATGCAAGCGACGGGGATGGTGAATGATCATTTGATCAGTTGCCATCGTTACAAAGACTGTGCGGATTAG